In one window of Clavelina lepadiformis chromosome 4, kaClaLepa1.1, whole genome shotgun sequence DNA:
- the LOC143452938 gene encoding uncharacterized protein LOC143452938: protein MPKRETLFSNELRQKYPCFRKGRSNFEAECITCGYGTFISVANKGSVSLDDHIKTTKHKQAIRGENEASSSSKVTDYFSKVGTKSGDEVAAAEATMAFHTVKHHYSYKSNDCTFTLMAKIFPDSSTAKRYSCARTKIEAIVNNVLAPTSVQYVLNDIEEHEIKYLGVATDGSNHKSTKLFPIVIQYFDWKNGGLQSKLLDVRSTKNETSLTIANEIKETLKKTKLFNKCISFTGDNCNTNFGGLRRRKGNNVFTHMKNDVPALVGVGCPAHILNNCLHHGANQISLDVESIIYKTYQRFSIYTVRTEELKDFCLFVDIEYKKLLSHSVTRWLSLYPSLSRMLQMYPALKSYFLSIDKPPIVLKHFFENSLGEHYLRHMQSFVAVFHEQVQNIEKSKISLVEVVASLNYVKTTILERKRQMFVSIQVKSTLTKFREEGKDRECDLFMSDVSSLYDSCVAYLDEWTNSFAEFKCFDWMLLSNAKEWANVEPCVNYLAEKNVDIDDAKLFDQYQHLCKFV, encoded by the coding sequence ATGCCGAAGAGGGAAACTCTGTTTTCTAATGAGCTACGCCAgaagtatccttgtttcagaaaaggacgTAGTAATTTCgaagctgaatgcattacttgtggATATGGCACGTTTATTTCTGTGGCAAACAAAGGTAGTGTTAGCCTCGATGACCATATTAAAACCACGAAGCATAAGCAGGCTATTAGAGGTGAAAATGAAGCCTCATCTTCATCTAAAGTGACCGACTATTTTAGCAAAGTTGGCACAAAGTCAGGAGACGAAGTTGCAGCCGCCGAAGCCACCATGGCATTTCATACAGTGAAGCACCATTATAGCTATAAATCTAACGACTGCACCTTTACTTTGATGGCTAAGATATTTCCAGATTCCAGCACTGCAAAAAGGTACTCTTGTGCTCGCACCAAGATTGAAGCTATCGTAAATAATGTACTTGCTCCCACGTCTGTTCAGTATGTGCTAAATGATATAGAAGAACATGAAATCAAGTATCTCGGAGTAGCCACTGATGGCAGTAATCACAAATCTACCAAACTTTTTCCTATAGTTATACAATATTTTGACTGGAAAAATGGAGGTCTGCAGTCTAAATTACTTGATGTTAGAAGCACTAAAAATGAAACTTCCTTGACTATTGCaaatgaaattaaagaaacactgaagaaaacaaaactgtttaatAAATGCATTTCGTTTACTGGTGACAACTGCAACACCAATTTTGGAGGTCTGCGCCGAAGGAAAGGTAACAACGTTTTTACTCATATGAAAAATGACGTTCCTGCTTTAGTTGGTGTTGGTTGCCCAGCACACATTTTGAATAACTGTTTACACCATGGTGCAAATCAGATCAGTCTTGATGTTGAAAGTATTATCTACAAAACCTACCAACGTTTTTCTATTTATACTGTTCGGACAGAAGAGTTGAAAGATTTCTGTCTATTTGTGGATATAGAGTACAAGAAACTTCTTTCCCACAGCGTAACCAGATGGCTTTCACTTTATCCTAGCCTGTCTAGAATGCTCCAAATGTATCCAGCTTTAAAGTCGTATTTTTTATCCATTGACAAGCCACCTATtgttctaaaacatttttttgaaaattcattgGGTGAACATTATTTGAGACACATGCAATCCTTTGTGGCTGTTTTTCATGAACAAGTTCAAAACATCGAGAAATCAAAGATATCTCTTGTTGAAGTTGTAGCTAGTCTCAACTATGTAAAGACAACCATTCTAGAAAGGAAAAGACAAATGTTCGTATCGATTCAAGTAAAATCAACACTGACAAAATTCAGAGAAGAGGGAAAAGATCGGGAATGTGATTTGTTCATGTCAGATGTATCTTCATTGTACGATTCTTGTGTTGCCTACTTGGATGAATGGACCAATTCATTTGCTGAATTCAAGTGTTTTGATTGGATGCTTCTGTCCAACGCCAAAGAATGGGCTAACGTTGAGCCATGTGTAAATTATCTGGCAGAGAAAAACGTTGACATTGATGATGCTAAACTGTTCGACCAGTACCAACACTTGTGCAAATTTGTGTAA